The following nucleotide sequence is from Streptomyces sp. NBC_00239.
GCCGACTGGAACGGCCCCGCCTCCTGACCTCCCCGCCCCGCCGGCGCCCGGGGGCGCAACCCCCGGGCGCCGGCGGGGCCGGGGACGCGTGCTCCCGGCGCCGCGCGGAGTCCGGGCCGCGTACGGGTGCGGCGTCGCTCAGGGGGCCACGTGGTAGTAGCGGCGACAGCCGCGCAGCATGGCGTCGGGCGAGAGCGTGAACACGTCCACGAAGCCGATCCCGTCGACCCGGCCCATCGCCACCACGCTGTCGCCCTGGGAGACGATGCGGTCGATGGCGTGCCGGGCACCCGGCACGACGCCCTCCTCGTGCACCCTGATCACCTCGTCCCGGCCGTGTGCCGCGGGCACATCCGGACGGTTCAGTTCCACGTCCTCGTCGAGGAGCGAGCCGTACCCCTCCAGGTCCCCGGCATCGAGATAGTGGTAGGCGAGCCGGACGTGGTCGACCCCGGCCGCGGTCACCATGCCCCCCAGGGTGCGCCTGCACTCCTCGTCCCCGTACTTCTGACTGCCGTCGCTGCCTTCACTGCTCACCGGTCCGTGTCCTTTCGTACGACCTCGGCCACTGTGCTCCGCCGTCGCAACCCCGAACTATCGCTGAGCTATCACCACCGGGGACCACCACGGAATATCCACACCATGGACAAGAACCCTGCATTCCCCGAGACTGTCACGACGCCGCAAAGCCGATCTTTCTCTCCGAGTGCCGGGCCCCGAGCTGGGAGACGCATGCCCGATTCCAACGGCGGGGTACGCCACACCCCCGCCCTCCCCGTTTTCCGCATCCTCGGACCGTTACAGGTCGCGGGCCCCCTCGGCCCGGTCCGGGTGCCGCCCGGACGCCAGGAAGTGATCCTGGCCGCCCTGCTGTTGGAGGCGAACCGGGTGGTCAGCACCGACCACCTCGTCGACCTCATCTGGGACGACGAGCCGCCGGACACCGCCCGCACCCAGGTGCAGATCTGCGTGTCGCGGCTGCGCAAACTCTTCGCCGGGGCCCGGCTCGACACCGCCATCACCACCCGGCCGCCCGGCTACGTGCTCACCACCGGTGCGGACAGCGTGGATTCGACCCTGTTCGCCCGGCAGGTCGCCGAGGCGCGGGCGCTCGGCAAGGCGGGCCGCCCGGCCGACGCCGTCGAACAGCTGCGTGCCGCCGAGGCGTTGTGGCAAGGCGACTGCCTGGGTGGAGTCACCGGCGAAACCCTGCGCAGCAAGGCACTCCAGCTGGACGAGGAGCGGCTGACAGCCATCGAGACGCGGATCCAGCTGGAGCTGGACCTCGGCCGGCACCACCAACTCGTGGGCGAGATACAACTCCTGGTGCGCGAACACGCCCTGCGCGAGCGGCTGCGCGGGCAGCTGATGCTGGCCCTCTACCGCTCGGGACGGCAGGCCGAGGCACTGGAGTCCTACCGGGCCGGCCGCGAGCTCCTGGTGGAAGAGCTCGGTCTCGAACCGGGCGAGGAGCTGCGCCGGCTGGAGTCGGCGATCCTGTCGGGCGAGGCGCCCCTGCACGCGGGGCCCCGGGAGACGGGCTCGACGGCGACGGCGGGCCGGACCCCCGCCCGACCGGCGGGGGGCGGAACGAGTACGACGGCCGGGCCCGCGACCGGGGCCGGTCCTGCGGGCGGTAGCGCCGGGCCGGAACGTACGGGAGCCGGGGCCCGGGCCACGACAGACGAGGCCAAGGCCGGCGGAGGCGGGACCGGCGCCGAGTTCCCGGGCGGCACGGCGGATTCCGGTGACGGTGGCGCGCCGGCGGCCGTCGGCGGCGGCGCGTGGCCCTCGGCAGGGGGATTCGCGGGATACCTCGCCGTCGGGACGGGAGCACCCGCGGGTGCGGCGGCCGGCATCGAGCACCCCGGCGCCGGTGGCGCCGCCGAGCCCGAGGGCGGCCCCGGCTACCGGGAGGAGACGCCACGCCAACTCCCCGCCGACACTGCCGATTTCGTGGGCGACGAGGAGCAGATCGCCGTCATCGAGCGGGCGTTGCTCGGCGACGAGGCCCGGCGTGCGGTGGGGGTGGCCGTGATCGTCGGCAAACCCGGCACCGGAAAGTCCACCCTCGCCACCCACATCGCGCACCTGCTCAGCGACAGCGCCTTCCCCGACGGGCAGTTGTACTGCGACCTGCGCGGCACCACGCCCGCCCCGGCGACCGCGTCGGAGGTGCTCGGCCGCTTCCTGCGCGCACTCGGCATCCCCGGCCCGGTGATCCCGGACAGCCTGGACGAGCGGGCCGAGATGTACCGCACCCTGCTCGCCTCCCGCAGGGTGCTGGTGGTGCTCGACGACGCGGCCTCGGAGAGCCAGGTACGGCCGCTGCTGCCCGGCAGCCGCAGCTGCGCGGTCCTGGTGACGAGCCGGGTGCGGATGACCGGACTGCCCGGCGCGCACCGGGTGGAACTCGACGTCCTGGACACCGAGCGCGCCCTGGAACTGCTGGTCCGGGTGATCGGCCCGGACCGGGTGGAGCGCGAGGCGGTCGCGGCCGAGGCGCTGATCCGGACCGTGGGCGGCCTGCCTCTCGCGCTGCGGATCGTGGCCGCCCGGCTGGCGGCGCGCCCGCACTGGTCGCTGGCGTCGATGGTGCACCGGCTGGCCAACGAGCGGCACCGCCTCGACGAGCTGACGCACGGCGAGATGACGATGCGGGCGAGCCTGTCGCTGACCCATGACGGGCTCGGGGCGGCGGAGCGGCGGCTGCTGCGCCTGCTGAGCCTCGCGCAGGGGCCGACGCTGCCCGGCTGGCTGGCGGGCGCCCTGCTCGACGACGAACGGCCCTTCCCCTCGGACCTCTTGGAGCCGCTGGTCGACGTACAGATGCTGGACGTGGTCGGGGTCGAGTCCACCGGAGGGTTCCGGTACCGCTTCCACGAGATCATCCGGGTGTTCGCGCGGGAGCAGTTGGCCGCGCACGACGACCCGGCCGTGCAGTCGGCGGCGCTCGGACGGATGATGGGCGGCTGGATGGCGCTGGCCGAGCACGCCCACCGGCGGATCTACGGCGGGGACTTCACGGTCCTGCACGGCCGGGCGCCGCGCTGGGAGCCGCCGCGGATGGTGGTCGACGAGCTCCTCATCGATCCGCTGGAGTGGCTGGACAGCGAACAGGCCAACCTGTGCCAGGCGGTGGCGCACGCGGCCCGCGAGGGGATGCACGAACTGTGCTGGGACCTGGCGACGACGCTGGTCACGCTGTTCGAGGTGCGCGGCTATCACGACCAGTGGGAACAGACCCACCAGCAGGCCCTGACCGCGGTACGGCTGGCCGGCAACACCCGCGGTACCGCAGCCCTGTTGAGCTCGATGGGGTCGCTGCACCTCAGCCGCAGCCAGCACGACGAGGCGCGGGCGGCGCTCGGCACGGCGCTGGGCCTGTTCTCGGAGCTCGGCGATCCGCACGGGCGCGCGCTGTGCCGCCGGGACCTGGCGCTGCTGGAGCGGCTGCGCGGCGACGACGACCGGGCGCTGGGCCTGTACGGGCTGGCGCTGGCGGACTTCGACCTGGCCGGTGACGCGGTGGGCCGGGCGAACGTGCTGACGCACAGTTCGCACATCTGGATGCGGCGCGGGCAGGGCTCGACCGCTCAGGGCCAGCTGGACGAGGCGCTGGGGATCTACCGGTCGGTGGGCTACACGGGCGGGCAGGCCCGTACGCTGCGCCGGGTCGGCCAGTTGCTCCAGTTGCAGGGGGAGCACGAGCGGGCGGTGCTCACCTTCACCGAGGTGCTGGAACTGTGCCGGCGCCGGGGCGACGTGATCGGCGAGGGGCACCTGCTGCGGGACCTCGGCCAGGCGCTGGCGGCCACGGGCCGCGACGAACAGGCGCGGGAGTGCTACGACCGGGCGCTGTCGGTGCGCGAACAGATCATGGATCAGGGCGGGGCGGCGCTGGTCCGGCTGGACCTGGCGCGGCTGCTGGCCCGCACGGGCGAGGCGGGGCGCTCCCGCGATCTGCTGGAACACGCGGCCCAGGCGTTCCGCGACCGCAACATGGCGCCGGAACTGCGCGAGGCCCGGCTTCTCCTCGGGCGCTGACGGGCGCGTTCCCGCGGGGCGCGGGCGTTGGTGCTGGGGGCTGGGGGCAGGGGGCTGGTGATGCCGGGTCCGTTGGCGCCGCGGACCGGCGGGAGCCGGTTGTGCAGCGTGCCGGGGCCGGTGGTGCCGGGGCCGTTGGCGCCGCGAACCGGTGGTCCGGGAGCCGGTGGTGCCGGGGATCAGTCCCAGGGGTCGTTGGCGTGGCTCGCGGTGGGGCTGGGGGCGGGGGTGGCCTGCTGCTCGGAGCCGGATTCCAGCGGGGCGTTGCGGGTGACCTGCGGCGGGCCGGCGGGGGTCGTGGTGTCGTCGGCCTGGGCGGCCTGGGTCCCGAGCACGGCGGCGCCGGCGACGGCGACGGTCAGCAGAGCGGTGCGGAAGGCCTTGGTCAGGCTCATCGGGGTGGGTCCCTTCGGCTGTGTGGTGCGCTTCGTTCTCTGTGGGCACCACGCTAGGAAGTCCGGGAATCCCCCCACCGTCTCCGCCCCTATCGCCGGGTTATCACCGCCCGAACCGGTTTTGGCATGTGCGGATAGGCGGGCCGCCGACGCCGGGCGGAGACAGCGGATCGGAGATAGCGGCAGGCGCCCCGTCAACCCGTGGCCATTGGTCGGGTGATGCCCCGCCGATAGCGCGGTTCGGACG
It contains:
- a CDS encoding nuclear transport factor 2 family protein translates to MSSEGSDGSQKYGDEECRRTLGGMVTAAGVDHVRLAYHYLDAGDLEGYGSLLDEDVELNRPDVPAAHGRDEVIRVHEEGVVPGARHAIDRIVSQGDSVVAMGRVDGIGFVDVFTLSPDAMLRGCRRYYHVAP
- a CDS encoding AfsR/SARP family transcriptional regulator, with the protein product MPDSNGGVRHTPALPVFRILGPLQVAGPLGPVRVPPGRQEVILAALLLEANRVVSTDHLVDLIWDDEPPDTARTQVQICVSRLRKLFAGARLDTAITTRPPGYVLTTGADSVDSTLFARQVAEARALGKAGRPADAVEQLRAAEALWQGDCLGGVTGETLRSKALQLDEERLTAIETRIQLELDLGRHHQLVGEIQLLVREHALRERLRGQLMLALYRSGRQAEALESYRAGRELLVEELGLEPGEELRRLESAILSGEAPLHAGPRETGSTATAGRTPARPAGGGTSTTAGPATGAGPAGGSAGPERTGAGARATTDEAKAGGGGTGAEFPGGTADSGDGGAPAAVGGGAWPSAGGFAGYLAVGTGAPAGAAAGIEHPGAGGAAEPEGGPGYREETPRQLPADTADFVGDEEQIAVIERALLGDEARRAVGVAVIVGKPGTGKSTLATHIAHLLSDSAFPDGQLYCDLRGTTPAPATASEVLGRFLRALGIPGPVIPDSLDERAEMYRTLLASRRVLVVLDDAASESQVRPLLPGSRSCAVLVTSRVRMTGLPGAHRVELDVLDTERALELLVRVIGPDRVEREAVAAEALIRTVGGLPLALRIVAARLAARPHWSLASMVHRLANERHRLDELTHGEMTMRASLSLTHDGLGAAERRLLRLLSLAQGPTLPGWLAGALLDDERPFPSDLLEPLVDVQMLDVVGVESTGGFRYRFHEIIRVFAREQLAAHDDPAVQSAALGRMMGGWMALAEHAHRRIYGGDFTVLHGRAPRWEPPRMVVDELLIDPLEWLDSEQANLCQAVAHAAREGMHELCWDLATTLVTLFEVRGYHDQWEQTHQQALTAVRLAGNTRGTAALLSSMGSLHLSRSQHDEARAALGTALGLFSELGDPHGRALCRRDLALLERLRGDDDRALGLYGLALADFDLAGDAVGRANVLTHSSHIWMRRGQGSTAQGQLDEALGIYRSVGYTGGQARTLRRVGQLLQLQGEHERAVLTFTEVLELCRRRGDVIGEGHLLRDLGQALAATGRDEQARECYDRALSVREQIMDQGGAALVRLDLARLLARTGEAGRSRDLLEHAAQAFRDRNMAPELREARLLLGR